A genomic segment from Streptomyces sp. NBC_01233 encodes:
- a CDS encoding nitric oxide synthase oxygenase, with product MEILQQRSTIPQVWEAAEEFIRLFHRETKGAGDPRARLAAVRAELAGTGTYVHTPGELAHGARVAWRNSNRCIGRLYWNSLRVRDRRGLTDADDIAAECFDHLREATNGGRIRPTITVFAPDAPGRPGPLIWSEQLVRYAGYGDHPSVTVGDARNAPLTEALLRLGWPGGSGSPFDLLPLVVQGVDDKPRWFDTPADAVLEVPIDHPDGDGWADWRLRWHAVPAISNMCLEIGGIHYPAAPFNGWYMGTEIGARNLADTDRYNLLPAVARRLGLDTSSDRSLWKDRALVELNRAVLHSFDRAGVAIADHHSESRRFLSHMEREERKGREVGADWSWIVPPISGSATPVFHRTYEDSPSSTAYVHHSGAQERAQGRDLV from the coding sequence ATGGAAATCCTTCAACAGCGCTCCACCATCCCTCAGGTGTGGGAAGCGGCCGAGGAGTTCATCCGACTCTTCCACCGGGAGACCAAGGGCGCAGGCGATCCGCGCGCACGGCTCGCCGCCGTCAGGGCCGAACTGGCCGGGACCGGCACCTACGTGCACACCCCCGGGGAACTGGCCCACGGGGCGCGCGTGGCCTGGCGCAACAGCAACCGCTGCATAGGCAGGCTCTACTGGAATTCGCTGCGGGTCCGCGACCGTCGCGGGCTCACCGACGCCGACGACATAGCCGCCGAGTGCTTCGACCACCTGCGCGAGGCGACCAACGGCGGCAGGATCAGACCCACCATCACGGTCTTCGCCCCGGACGCCCCGGGCCGTCCCGGCCCGCTGATCTGGAGCGAGCAGCTCGTCAGGTACGCCGGCTACGGCGACCACCCCTCCGTCACCGTCGGCGACGCCCGCAACGCCCCGCTCACCGAGGCCCTGCTCCGGCTCGGCTGGCCGGGCGGCTCCGGCAGCCCCTTCGACCTGCTTCCGCTGGTGGTCCAGGGCGTCGACGACAAACCCCGCTGGTTCGACACCCCCGCGGACGCCGTCCTGGAGGTGCCGATCGACCACCCCGACGGCGACGGCTGGGCGGACTGGAGGCTGCGCTGGCACGCCGTGCCCGCCATTTCCAACATGTGCCTGGAGATCGGCGGCATCCACTATCCGGCCGCGCCCTTCAACGGCTGGTACATGGGCACCGAGATCGGCGCGCGCAACCTCGCCGACACCGACCGGTACAACCTCCTGCCGGCTGTCGCCCGCCGCCTCGGTCTGGACACGTCCAGCGACCGTTCCCTCTGGAAGGACCGCGCGCTCGTCGAGCTCAACCGCGCGGTCCTGCACTCCTTCGACCGCGCCGGCGTCGCCATCGCCGACCACCACTCCGAGTCCCGGCGGTTCCTGTCCCACATGGAGCGGGAGGAGCGCAAGGGGCGCGAGGTGGGCGCGGACTGGTCCTGGATCGTGCCGCCGATCTCCGGCTCCGCCACCCCGGTCTTCCACCGCACCTACGAGGACAGCCCGAGCAGTACGGCGTACGTCCACCACTCCGGCGCGCAGGAACGGGCCCAGGGGCGGGATTTGGTCTAG
- a CDS encoding GNAT family N-acetyltransferase yields MTTAHGSADGIVYRLARPEDAGGIEVLDSSFTTATVFEVTASDDGFGFRVREVPVDPPVHKVFPPEEHDEQGFGGAPGGDGDARTYVALDGGEVCGFAAVGYAAWNRRLTIEDIEVAPGRRGHGIGRALMEYAAEYARERGAEHLWLEVSSVNAPAVHAYRRMGFGFCGLDTELYGGTPAAGEQALYMSRPCR; encoded by the coding sequence ATGACCACCGCACACGGCTCCGCCGACGGGATCGTCTACCGCCTCGCCCGCCCCGAGGACGCGGGTGGCATCGAGGTCCTGGACAGTTCCTTCACCACCGCCACGGTCTTCGAGGTGACCGCCTCCGACGACGGCTTCGGCTTCCGGGTCCGCGAGGTCCCGGTGGATCCGCCCGTGCACAAGGTGTTCCCGCCCGAGGAGCACGACGAGCAGGGCTTCGGCGGCGCCCCGGGCGGGGACGGCGACGCGCGCACCTACGTGGCCCTGGACGGCGGCGAGGTGTGCGGCTTCGCGGCCGTCGGCTACGCCGCGTGGAACCGGCGCCTCACGATCGAGGACATCGAGGTCGCGCCCGGTCGGCGGGGCCACGGCATCGGCCGTGCGCTCATGGAGTACGCGGCGGAGTACGCCCGCGAACGCGGCGCGGAGCACCTGTGGTTGGAGGTCAGTTCGGTCAACGCACCGGCCGTGCACGCCTACCGGCGCATGGGATTCGGCTTCTGCGGCCTCGACACCGAGCTGTACGGCGGTACGCCCGCCGCCGGCGAGCAGGCGCTCTACATGAGCCGCCCCTGCCGTTGA
- a CDS encoding universal stress protein, which translates to MSVVLGYDESPGAERALHVALEVATAFGEPLVLVYGAAAPGATGEEYRAHREAVRQAGRSALAHAVEEADAAGVPSTVEVVDEKPAQALLDAAERHHARVIIVGSWGDSPIRGALLGSTPHKLLHLSPVPVLCVPTEGGPAQ; encoded by the coding sequence ATGTCCGTGGTCCTCGGATACGACGAGTCGCCCGGCGCCGAACGGGCCCTGCACGTCGCGCTGGAGGTGGCCACCGCCTTCGGCGAGCCCCTCGTCCTCGTCTACGGAGCGGCCGCCCCGGGAGCCACCGGCGAGGAGTACCGCGCCCACCGGGAGGCCGTCCGCCAGGCGGGCCGCAGCGCCCTCGCCCACGCCGTCGAGGAGGCCGACGCCGCCGGAGTGCCCTCGACGGTCGAAGTGGTCGACGAGAAGCCGGCCCAGGCCCTGCTGGACGCCGCCGAACGCCACCACGCCCGCGTCATCATCGTCGGTAGCTGGGGCGACAGCCCGATCCGCGGCGCCCTGCTCGGCTCCACCCCGCACAAGCTCCTGCACCTGTCACCGGTGCCCGTCCTGTGCGTGCCGACGGAAGGCGGCCCGGCGCAGTGA
- a CDS encoding lactonase family protein has protein sequence MGGADSTDHGGEHRAYIGSFTSGGGRGITTAAVDPVTGALTTLSVAAAEDPSYLTLARDTGVLYAVNETEGGAVSAFRPTADGLTPLGPAVRVGGSGPTHLSVSAGRLLTANYTSGSVSSLPLAADGTPAGPAHVLPHEGRGPDPDRQERPHAHQVLPDPTGRWVLSVDLGTDSVRVCAPDPATGALRVHSETALRAGTGPRHLGFHPEGAVVYVLHELEPQLTVCRWNGGSGQLEPVREVPVASTGASGAVRAYPSAIVVSPDGRFVWVAVRGADSITTLSLAGGPEEPRPTGAVDCGGDWPRDLAVDASRRRLYAANERSGDVTWFDVDPLTGRPRRAGSVAVPAATCVVLA, from the coding sequence GTGGGCGGCGCTGACAGTACGGACCATGGCGGCGAACACCGGGCTTACATCGGCTCGTTCACCTCGGGGGGCGGCCGCGGTATCACCACCGCGGCCGTGGATCCGGTGACCGGAGCGCTGACCACGCTCTCGGTCGCCGCCGCGGAGGACCCCTCGTACCTCACCCTCGCCCGGGACACCGGCGTGCTCTACGCGGTGAACGAGACCGAGGGGGGCGCGGTGAGCGCCTTCCGGCCGACCGCCGACGGCCTCACCCCGCTCGGCCCGGCCGTCCGCGTAGGCGGCTCCGGCCCGACCCACCTCAGCGTGAGCGCCGGCCGGCTGCTCACCGCCAACTACACCTCCGGCAGCGTCAGCAGCCTCCCGCTCGCCGCCGACGGCACTCCGGCCGGGCCCGCCCACGTCCTCCCGCACGAGGGCCGCGGCCCCGACCCCGACCGCCAGGAGCGCCCGCACGCCCATCAGGTGCTGCCCGACCCGACCGGCCGCTGGGTGCTCAGCGTGGACCTCGGCACCGACTCGGTACGGGTCTGCGCACCGGACCCGGCCACCGGCGCGCTGCGGGTCCACTCCGAGACGGCGTTGCGCGCCGGGACCGGGCCCCGCCACCTCGGCTTCCACCCGGAGGGAGCCGTGGTCTACGTCCTGCACGAGCTGGAGCCGCAGCTGACCGTCTGCCGCTGGAACGGGGGGTCCGGGCAACTGGAACCGGTCCGTGAGGTTCCGGTCGCCTCCACGGGCGCCTCAGGGGCCGTACGGGCCTATCCCTCGGCGATCGTCGTCTCGCCCGACGGGCGGTTCGTCTGGGTGGCGGTCCGGGGCGCCGACTCCATCACCACGCTCTCCCTCGCCGGCGGACCCGAGGAGCCGCGGCCCACCGGCGCCGTGGACTGCGGCGGCGACTGGCCGCGCGATCTCGCCGTGGACGCCTCGAGGCGTCGGCTCTACGCGGCCAACGAGCGCTCGGGCGACGTCACCTGGTTCGACGTGGACCCGCTGACCGGGCGGCCGCGCCGGGCCGGCTCGGTGGCCGTGCCCGCGGCCACCTGTGTGGTCCTCGCCTGA
- a CDS encoding FUSC family protein, giving the protein MFVAPDPGRMRLRNAARAVIGVAAAVALAELCGLSLSASITGGLAALLALFTVTDATVRRQAVTTTLLPAAGFPVLALATALHGLTPARDAAFVLVVFCGVYARRWGPRGHALGIFAFMNFFITQFLHAVPAQLPELFAAVALALVASGAVRFLLWPIERRTPPPAAPAPLPGGGLARPTTRQAFQATAACAVALAIGQVLSEDRWYWAVGTAWWIFVNTASRGETLVRGFRRVLGTVIGVAAGVLIAIPLNGAPAPTAVLVAGCVFAIFYTAAVSYSWMILAVTLMAGLLYGLLGVLDPGLLVLRLEETAVGAVCAALAVVLVLPVTTHATNDAWIQRALHCVHAATAQAAARLAGSETADPAPHAAELETLLARVRMALAPLVHPLSPFRARKARAGQVIALLDDCAREVRGLVAVAADPDASHDARLAAACWRVEAAVEALTAEERGASQPDTARDIVAHTVGSEPALAHLQGLERALVELAAPLGTDPRAPFVVSA; this is encoded by the coding sequence ATGTTCGTGGCTCCGGATCCGGGGCGTATGAGACTCAGGAACGCGGCCCGCGCGGTGATCGGCGTCGCCGCCGCCGTCGCCCTGGCCGAGCTGTGCGGTCTCTCCCTGAGCGCCTCCATCACCGGGGGACTGGCGGCGCTCCTCGCCCTCTTCACCGTCACGGACGCGACCGTGCGCCGCCAGGCCGTCACCACCACCCTGCTGCCGGCCGCCGGATTCCCGGTCCTCGCCCTCGCCACCGCCCTGCACGGGCTGACCCCCGCCCGCGACGCGGCCTTCGTCCTCGTCGTCTTCTGCGGGGTCTACGCCCGCCGCTGGGGCCCGCGCGGACACGCGCTCGGGATCTTCGCGTTCATGAACTTCTTCATCACGCAGTTCCTGCACGCCGTCCCCGCCCAGCTCCCGGAGCTGTTCGCCGCCGTGGCCCTGGCCCTGGTCGCCTCCGGCGCCGTACGGTTCCTGCTCTGGCCCATCGAGCGGCGCACCCCGCCGCCCGCCGCCCCCGCGCCGCTGCCCGGAGGCGGCCTGGCCCGGCCCACCACCCGCCAGGCCTTCCAGGCCACCGCCGCCTGCGCCGTCGCGCTCGCCATCGGTCAGGTGCTCTCCGAGGACCGCTGGTACTGGGCCGTCGGCACCGCCTGGTGGATCTTCGTCAACACCGCCTCGCGCGGCGAGACGCTGGTCCGGGGCTTCCGCCGGGTGCTCGGCACCGTCATCGGCGTGGCCGCGGGCGTGCTGATCGCCATCCCGCTGAACGGCGCGCCCGCACCCACCGCCGTCCTGGTCGCCGGCTGCGTCTTCGCGATCTTCTACACGGCCGCGGTCTCCTACAGCTGGATGATCCTGGCCGTCACGCTCATGGCGGGGCTGCTCTACGGTCTGCTCGGCGTGCTGGACCCCGGCCTGCTCGTGCTGCGCCTGGAGGAGACGGCCGTCGGCGCGGTGTGCGCCGCGCTGGCCGTGGTGCTCGTACTGCCGGTCACCACCCACGCGACGAACGACGCCTGGATCCAGCGCGCCCTGCACTGCGTGCACGCGGCAACGGCCCAGGCCGCCGCCCGCCTCGCCGGCTCCGAGACCGCCGATCCGGCACCCCACGCCGCCGAACTGGAGACGCTGCTGGCCCGGGTCCGGATGGCGCTCGCGCCGCTGGTCCACCCGCTCAGCCCGTTCCGCGCGCGCAAGGCCCGCGCCGGCCAGGTCATCGCGCTGCTGGACGACTGCGCCCGCGAGGTGCGCGGGCTGGTGGCCGTGGCCGCCGACCCGGACGCGAGCCACGACGCCCGTCTCGCCGCGGCCTGCTGGCGCGTCGAGGCGGCGGTGGAGGCGCTGACGGCCGAGGAGCGGGGCGCGAGCCAGCCCGACACGGCGCGCGACATCGTCGCGCACACCGTCGGCTCCGAGCCCGCGCTGGCTCATCTCCAGGGCCTGGAGCGGGCGCTGGTCGAGCTCGCCGCCCCGCTGGGCACCGACCCGCGGGCGCCGTTCGTCGTCAGCGCCTGA